In a genomic window of Flavobacterium sp. KACC 22761:
- a CDS encoding M1 family metallopeptidase — protein MNNLFLKCTLFGLALLAVQNTEAQNTDKSKDELSVYRVTPQKVHDLIHTKLDVSFDYGKRYLYGKEWLTLKPHFYETDSLTLDAKGMDFKEIAIIEGNKKTPLKYTYDNEQLFIALNRKYKSTEKFTIYINYTAKPDELKVKGSAAITDAKGLYFINPDGKDDKPIQIWTQGETEASSCWFPTIDKPNQKTTSEIAMTVDAKYVTLSNGKLASQKANSNGTRTDIWKMELPHSPYLFMMAVGDFKISKDTYNGKEVSYYLEPKYAPYAKQIFGKTPDMMNFYSKMLGVEYPWAKYAQIVARDYVSGAMENTSATLHGEYVQKTARELLDDNQESTIAHELFHQWFGDYVTAESWSNLTMNESFATFGEVLWHGHDAGQDAEDRSRYEKLQNYLRSQKNGDSPILARFHYKNAEDMFDNISYSKGSIILYAMKNQMGDEAFFKGLNHYLTTNAFKSGEPHQLRLSMEEVTGKDWLPYFDQWYYNAGSPILDVTYRYVNGKILITINQSQDSAVQTFTLPLKVDFYVNGTKIRKDILINERQQSFSFDLPSKPEFIDLDPDKILVGEVKIDRKTAADYLFQYKNAPSYYNRIEAIKFASKDRSQESQLILLEGLKDPQEDLRVLSIKAIDLNEKQTKDQVLKMLLDIAKNDKKTIARANAIVKLASTGDASYKSLMEESIKEQSYNVIAGGLTGLTKYAPAEADKALASLDDDTKKHVTTLMKRFNSQK, from the coding sequence ATGAATAACCTTTTTTTAAAATGTACTCTTTTTGGCCTTGCCTTATTGGCAGTTCAAAATACAGAGGCGCAAAACACAGACAAGAGCAAAGATGAATTGTCTGTTTACCGAGTTACCCCTCAAAAAGTTCACGATTTAATTCACACTAAACTTGACGTATCTTTTGATTATGGCAAAAGATATCTGTATGGGAAAGAGTGGCTGACTTTAAAACCACATTTCTATGAAACCGATTCACTTACGCTTGACGCAAAAGGAATGGATTTTAAAGAAATTGCAATTATTGAAGGAAACAAAAAAACACCTTTAAAGTACACATATGACAATGAGCAGCTTTTTATTGCTTTAAACAGAAAATACAAAAGCACTGAAAAATTCACTATTTACATTAATTACACCGCAAAACCAGATGAATTAAAAGTAAAAGGAAGTGCTGCAATTACAGATGCAAAAGGATTATATTTTATAAATCCTGATGGAAAAGATGATAAACCAATCCAGATCTGGACACAAGGAGAAACAGAAGCATCGTCTTGCTGGTTCCCAACAATTGACAAACCAAATCAGAAAACAACTTCTGAAATTGCGATGACGGTTGACGCAAAATATGTAACCTTATCTAACGGTAAACTGGCATCACAAAAAGCCAATTCAAACGGAACCCGCACGGATATCTGGAAAATGGAATTGCCACATTCTCCTTATTTGTTTATGATGGCTGTTGGTGATTTTAAAATATCCAAAGACACTTACAATGGTAAAGAAGTAAGCTATTATCTGGAACCAAAATATGCCCCATACGCAAAACAAATATTTGGTAAAACTCCGGATATGATGAACTTTTACAGCAAAATGCTAGGCGTTGAATATCCGTGGGCAAAATATGCGCAAATCGTTGCCAGAGATTATGTTTCAGGCGCAATGGAAAATACATCTGCAACTTTGCATGGCGAGTATGTACAGAAAACAGCCAGAGAATTACTGGATGATAATCAGGAAAGTACGATAGCTCACGAGCTTTTTCACCAATGGTTTGGCGATTATGTAACGGCTGAATCGTGGTCAAACTTAACCATGAACGAATCGTTTGCCACTTTTGGAGAAGTGCTTTGGCATGGTCACGACGCAGGACAAGACGCGGAAGACAGATCACGTTATGAGAAATTGCAGAATTATTTGCGTTCGCAAAAAAATGGCGACAGTCCTATTTTGGCACGTTTTCATTACAAAAATGCAGAAGATATGTTTGATAATATCAGCTATTCTAAAGGTTCGATTATTTTGTATGCCATGAAAAACCAAATGGGCGACGAAGCCTTTTTTAAAGGTTTAAATCATTATTTGACAACAAATGCTTTTAAATCTGGTGAACCGCATCAATTGCGTTTGTCGATGGAAGAAGTAACAGGAAAAGACTGGTTGCCATATTTTGATCAATGGTATTATAATGCTGGAAGTCCGATTCTGGATGTGACTTACAGATATGTTAACGGAAAAATCCTCATTACGATAAATCAATCTCAGGATAGTGCGGTTCAAACCTTTACGTTACCTCTGAAAGTTGATTTTTATGTAAACGGAACCAAAATAAGAAAGGATATTTTAATTAATGAAAGACAACAAAGCTTCAGTTTTGATCTTCCTTCAAAACCAGAATTTATAGATCTAGATCCTGATAAAATTTTAGTGGGCGAAGTTAAGATAGATAGAAAAACTGCTGCAGATTATCTATTCCAATATAAAAATGCACCATCCTATTACAACCGAATTGAAGCCATAAAATTTGCTTCAAAAGACAGAAGTCAGGAATCACAACTTATTTTATTGGAAGGTCTAAAAGATCCTCAAGAAGATTTAAGAGTACTGAGCATCAAAGCAATTGATTTGAATGAAAAACAAACCAAGGATCAGGTTTTAAAAATGCTTCTTGATATTGCTAAAAATGATAAAAAAACAATTGCCCGAGCAAATGCTATAGTAAAATTAGCTTCTACGGGAGATGCTTCTTATAAAAGTTTGATGGAAGAAAGCATTAAAGAACAATCATATAACGTAATTGCAGGAGGATTAACTGGATTAACAAAATATGCACCAGCCGAAGCTGATAAAGCATTGGCCTCATTAGATGACGATACAAAAAAACATGTAACGACATTAATGAAAAGATTTAATAGTCAAAAATAA
- a CDS encoding DUF3472 domain-containing protein: MKNLFYLFFVFVLVSFSNEKKEAETTISIPLAGNAFSSKHIDGSNTITDNGIENWTNPNEVFTLYFKISKPGTFQIFVEESVEVFGKSEVEFSINNESKKVKFVASKKAVSIGTWTINKEGYVALKIKGVSKTGTQFPSINRITISSKDFDGKISYVPNNEGNFYHWGRRGPSVHLNYQVPENINAEWYYNEITVPKNEDKIGSYFMANGFGEGYFGIQVNSATERRILFSVWSPFETDDPKSIPDSQKIKMLKKGENVHTGEFGSEGSGGQSYLKYMWKAGTTYKFLLRGNPQNDNSTNYTAYFYAPELKKWLLIASFNRPQTHTYLKRFHSFLENFVPEQGDLSRKVLFSNQWVCDEKGVWTEINSARFTTDNTGAKGYRMDFAGGLEKDSFYLKDGGFFNDFTAPKTVFTKPLNNKKPEINFDALP; the protein is encoded by the coding sequence ATGAAAAATTTATTTTACTTGTTTTTTGTTTTCGTTTTAGTCTCTTTTTCGAATGAGAAAAAAGAGGCCGAAACAACCATTTCTATTCCGCTTGCGGGAAATGCATTCAGCTCCAAACATATTGACGGAAGTAATACAATTACTGACAATGGCATTGAAAATTGGACAAATCCGAATGAGGTTTTCACTTTATATTTTAAAATTTCAAAACCAGGAACTTTTCAGATTTTTGTTGAAGAATCAGTAGAAGTTTTTGGAAAATCGGAAGTTGAATTTTCTATAAACAACGAATCCAAAAAAGTAAAATTTGTTGCTTCAAAAAAAGCAGTTTCCATTGGAACTTGGACAATAAATAAAGAAGGTTATGTCGCTTTAAAAATAAAAGGAGTCAGTAAAACTGGCACTCAATTTCCTTCCATCAATCGTATAACAATTTCAAGCAAAGATTTTGATGGAAAAATTTCTTATGTTCCTAATAACGAAGGCAATTTTTATCACTGGGGACGTCGCGGACCTTCGGTTCATTTGAATTATCAAGTACCCGAAAATATAAATGCCGAATGGTATTACAACGAAATTACCGTTCCTAAAAATGAAGACAAAATTGGCTCTTATTTTATGGCAAATGGTTTTGGCGAAGGCTATTTTGGTATTCAGGTAAATTCGGCAACAGAAAGACGAATTCTGTTTTCAGTTTGGAGTCCATTTGAAACTGATGACCCGAAAAGCATTCCTGATTCGCAAAAAATCAAAATGCTCAAAAAAGGAGAAAATGTTCATACCGGAGAATTTGGAAGCGAAGGTTCGGGCGGACAAAGCTATCTGAAATATATGTGGAAAGCTGGTACAACCTATAAATTCTTATTGCGAGGAAATCCTCAAAACGACAATTCTACAAATTACACCGCTTATTTTTATGCTCCAGAATTAAAAAAATGGTTGTTGATTGCGAGTTTCAATCGTCCTCAAACGCATACTTATTTAAAAAGATTTCATTCCTTTTTAGAAAATTTTGTTCCGGAACAGGGTGATTTATCCCGAAAAGTTTTATTCAGTAATCAATGGGTTTGTGATGAAAAAGGAGTTTGGACAGAAATTAATTCGGCTCGTTTTACAACCGACAATACAGGAGCAAAAGGCTATAGAATGGATTTTGCTGGCGGATTGGAAAAAGATTCTTTCTACTTAAAAGATGGCGGTTTCTTCAACGATTTCACAGCACCAAAAACCGTTTTCACAAAACCATTAAACAATAAAAAACCAGAAATCAATTTTGATGCTTTGCCTTAA